One segment of Setaria viridis chromosome 4, Setaria_viridis_v4.0, whole genome shotgun sequence DNA contains the following:
- the LOC117853635 gene encoding putative B3 domain-containing protein Os06g0632500, with the protein MRIPDEFVQEHLTDTHPSNKRAMIFSPLGKFWRVELDRDQPGVLLGDGWVRFLTAHDLSEGNILVFRYEDNMVFTVEVFMQSGCLKEYEAATADMTDDAIGRQITVPQQGDKELCVSPVKKKRKTRNENTCLAVYRKKPNHSPISVKKAVSQKKLVSIEPRHSFTKRITGYKLTSLFAVKGSFCSSVGLAGACEITLKTTMGNTRSWRVRFNTANTYGYITGQGWKRFCLENKLKEGDSCTFSVIETTVWHVTIVSS; encoded by the exons ATG AGAATCCCTGACGAGTTTGTGCAAGAGCACCTGACTGACACTCACCCAAGCAACAAGAGGGCCATGATTTTCAGCCCTCTTGGCAAGTTCTGGCGTGTCGAGCTAGACCGCGACCAGCCAGGCGTGCTGCTCGGCGATGGCTGGGTGCGGTTTCTGACGGCTCACGATCTTTCTGAAGGGAACATCCTGGTGTTCAGGTATGAAGATAACATGGTGTTTACAGTTGAGGTGTTCATGCAGAGCGGGTGCCTGAAGGAGTATGAAGCAGCAACTGCAGACATGACGGATGATGCAATAGGGAGGCAAATCACTGTGCCTCAACAAG GTGACAAGGAGCTTTGTGTTTCACCTgtcaagaagaaaaggaagaccaGGAATGAAAATACTTGTTTGGCTGTGTATCGCAAGAAGCCGAATCATTCCCCAATTTCCGTGAAGAAGGCTGTATCGCAGAAGAAACTTGTCAGCATTGAGCCACGTCATTCATTCACAAAACGGATTACCGGCTATAAGCTTACTAGCCTCTTT GCGGTGAAAGGGTCATTTTGCTCTTCCGTTGGTCTTGCGGGAGCATGTGAAATCACACTGAAAACGACGATGGGCAACACAAGATCTTGGCGGGTACGGTTCAACACCGCCAACACCTATGGCTACATAACTGGACAAGGTTGGAAAAGGTTTTGCCTTGAAAACAAGCTAAAAGAAGGCGACAGCTGCACCTTCAGCGTCATCGAAACAACTGTCTGGCATGTTACGATTGTGTCCAGCTAG